From a region of the Catalinimonas alkaloidigena genome:
- the glpK gene encoding glycerol kinase GlpK, with the protein MTPSYVLALDQGTTSSRAVLFDHQGRLCRIAQQEFTQHYPKPGWVEHDANEIWTTQKQVTEQVLRDHGVSARQVVAIGITNQRETTVIWDRTTGEPIANALVWQDKRTAPLCEELRERGLEDQVREKTGLVIDSYFSATKIRWMLDHIDRARERAERGELLFGTMDTWLMWKATGGQRHVTDYTNAGRTMLFDIRELAWDEELLRELDIPAAMLPDVLPCSADFGTWTIDGVDIPIAGVAGDQHAALFGQACFEPGTAKNTYGTGCFMLMNTGEELCYSKNGLISTLAWGPDGKVNYALEGSIFIAGAAVQWLRDGLKLIQSASETEALARQAGEAQEVYVVPAFVGLGAPYWDMYARGAIFGLTRDTGAPELVRATLQSLAYQTRDVLEAMQEDSGLTLQTLKVDGGAVANNYLMQFQADILGVEVERPEVIESTAWGAACLAGMHVGIWSLETIAEVRRVEKRFAPHMDDTARASLYAGWQKAVKRTLGWLHE; encoded by the coding sequence ATGACCCCATCGTACGTGTTGGCCCTCGATCAGGGCACCACCAGTTCCCGCGCCGTGCTGTTCGATCATCAGGGCCGTCTCTGCCGCATTGCGCAGCAGGAATTCACCCAACATTACCCAAAACCCGGTTGGGTCGAACACGACGCCAACGAAATCTGGACAACCCAGAAGCAGGTGACCGAACAGGTGTTGCGCGACCACGGGGTATCGGCCCGCCAGGTCGTCGCCATCGGCATTACGAACCAGCGCGAAACAACCGTCATCTGGGACCGTACAACGGGCGAGCCCATCGCCAATGCCCTGGTCTGGCAGGATAAACGGACGGCCCCTCTCTGTGAAGAATTGCGCGAACGGGGACTCGAAGATCAGGTGCGGGAAAAAACCGGCCTCGTGATCGATTCATACTTCTCGGCCACCAAAATCAGGTGGATGCTCGACCATATCGACCGGGCGCGCGAACGTGCCGAGCGGGGCGAGCTGCTGTTCGGCACCATGGATACGTGGCTGATGTGGAAGGCGACGGGCGGCCAGCGACACGTTACGGACTACACCAACGCGGGACGCACCATGTTGTTCGATATCCGTGAACTGGCGTGGGACGAAGAACTGCTGCGCGAACTAGACATTCCGGCCGCCATGTTGCCCGACGTGCTGCCGTGTAGCGCCGATTTCGGGACTTGGACCATCGACGGCGTAGACATTCCCATTGCGGGGGTCGCGGGCGATCAGCACGCGGCGCTGTTCGGGCAGGCGTGTTTCGAGCCGGGCACGGCCAAAAATACCTACGGAACGGGCTGTTTCATGCTGATGAACACCGGCGAAGAACTGTGTTACTCGAAAAACGGTCTGATTTCTACGTTGGCTTGGGGACCGGACGGAAAAGTGAACTACGCCCTGGAAGGCAGTATTTTCATTGCCGGGGCGGCGGTGCAATGGCTGCGCGACGGGCTGAAACTGATCCAGTCGGCGAGCGAAACCGAGGCGCTGGCCCGGCAGGCGGGCGAGGCGCAAGAGGTGTATGTCGTGCCGGCGTTCGTAGGGTTGGGCGCACCCTATTGGGACATGTACGCTCGCGGGGCCATTTTTGGCCTGACCCGCGATACAGGAGCCCCTGAGTTGGTGCGCGCCACATTGCAGTCGCTGGCGTACCAGACGCGCGACGTGCTGGAAGCCATGCAGGAAGATTCAGGTCTGACGCTTCAGACCCTGAAAGTGGATGGAGGAGCCGTGGCCAACAATTACCTGATGCAGTTTCAGGCCGATATTCTGGGGGTGGAAGTCGAACGCCCCGAGGTGATTGAGTCGACGGCGTGGGGCGCCGCCTGTCTGGCAGGAATGCACGTGGGCATCTGGTCGCTTGAGACCATCGCCGAAGTACGTCGGGTGGAAAAGCGGTTTGCTCCGCACATGGACGACACGGCGCGGGCCAGTTTGTACGCCGGGTGGCAAAAAGCCGTGAAACGTACGCTCGGCTGGCTCCACGAGTAG
- a CDS encoding LysM peptidoglycan-binding domain-containing protein → MRFFRYRHSLFVLLIALCAYLPPAQASVAPKDSIGTERKGGKLLVLHRVEPKETLYAIARRYNANVADIRDANPGQTEVLSPGQVLRVPIPEPVNRQALPANIKTHTVEASQTLFAISRMYNVTVEEIKKWNNLTSNELSVGQQLIVEPPETAALTPPPSSMPQPEELPDEPLPAGQHEVKPSETLYSIARAYGISVQDLKAWNQLTGNELSVGQRLIVSNGTEATAETPEIVTPDEAPATPVTTEEGTATVSGPLPKTTPDPTYTGEPTSRTVNITGYDKVVETGLAEVIDNVPETSKYLALHRTAPNGTILQIKNEMNGNSVFVRVIGRLPDTGNNDKVIVRISKKAFERLQAGNRRFLVEVSYIP, encoded by the coding sequence ATGCGCTTTTTCCGTTATCGTCACTCCCTTTTTGTATTGTTGATTGCCCTCTGCGCCTACCTGCCTCCCGCACAGGCTTCGGTGGCGCCGAAGGACTCCATCGGTACGGAGCGCAAGGGCGGGAAGCTGCTGGTGCTGCACCGGGTCGAACCTAAAGAAACGCTCTACGCCATTGCCCGGCGGTACAACGCCAACGTTGCCGACATCCGTGATGCCAACCCCGGCCAGACCGAGGTGCTTAGCCCGGGACAGGTGCTGCGGGTGCCCATTCCGGAGCCGGTCAACCGCCAGGCCCTGCCCGCCAACATCAAAACGCATACGGTCGAAGCCTCGCAAACGTTGTTTGCCATTTCGCGGATGTACAACGTGACGGTAGAAGAGATCAAGAAATGGAATAACCTGACGTCCAACGAGTTGTCGGTCGGTCAGCAACTGATCGTCGAGCCCCCGGAAACGGCCGCCCTTACACCGCCGCCCTCTTCCATGCCGCAGCCGGAAGAACTGCCGGACGAGCCTTTACCCGCCGGACAGCACGAAGTAAAACCCTCGGAGACGCTGTATTCCATCGCGCGTGCGTACGGCATATCGGTACAGGACCTGAAGGCCTGGAACCAGTTGACGGGCAACGAACTATCGGTCGGCCAACGCCTCATCGTCTCGAACGGGACCGAAGCTACTGCGGAAACGCCGGAAATCGTGACACCGGACGAAGCGCCCGCGACGCCCGTCACCACCGAAGAGGGGACTGCGACAGTCTCCGGTCCTCTGCCGAAAACAACGCCGGACCCTACCTATACGGGCGAACCGACGTCGCGCACTGTGAACATTACCGGGTATGACAAAGTGGTTGAAACCGGCCTGGCCGAAGTGATCGACAACGTACCGGAAACCTCCAAGTACTTGGCCCTGCACCGGACGGCGCCGAACGGCACCATCCTGCAGATTAAAAACGAGATGAACGGCAACAGCGTGTTTGTGCGCGTCATCGGTCGTCTGCCCGATACCGGCAACAATGATAAGGTGATCGTACGCATCTCGAAAAAAGCGTTTGAGCGACTGCAGGCGGGCAACCGGCGGTTTCTCGTCGAAGTGTCGTACATCCCCTGA
- a CDS encoding NfeD family protein produces MKKILSFCLLLCALVVHGAGAVNVFVLEIRSDIDPRMSRYVELALAQATEQNADYVIIDMDTYGGALNDADDIRTRILEYPKPVWVFINKDAASAGALISIACDSIYMAPGASIGAATVVTGDGAAAPDKYQSYMRSMMRTTAESNGRDPRVAEAMVDERMHVEGVIDTGQVLTLTADEALKLGYCEAKVSSIDEILARNGLADAHVDRYELSVVERIIAIFLNPFISGILILVIIGGIYFELQSPGIGFPLLAAIVAAVLYFVPYYLNGLAANWELLAFVIGLGLIAVEVFVIPGFGVAGIAGIVLTFGSLLLMMIGNDYFDFGLVPVAALQRAGLAVVIGLFGSLGLLVLGGFRLAHSRAIQRIALQDTFKRAEGYTSSFYDRSLVGKVGEAHTVLRPSGKIRIDGNLYDAYTRGEYIDRDQPIVVISDEGTSLRVRMAAAPPAEA; encoded by the coding sequence ATGAAAAAGATACTGAGTTTTTGCTTGCTTCTCTGCGCCTTGGTTGTTCACGGCGCGGGGGCCGTCAACGTGTTTGTGCTGGAGATCCGAAGCGACATTGACCCGCGCATGAGCCGCTACGTAGAGCTGGCCCTGGCGCAGGCAACCGAGCAAAATGCGGACTACGTCATCATCGACATGGATACCTACGGCGGCGCGCTGAACGACGCCGACGACATCCGTACGCGCATTCTGGAATATCCGAAACCCGTCTGGGTGTTCATCAACAAAGATGCGGCCTCGGCAGGGGCGCTGATTTCCATCGCCTGCGACAGCATTTACATGGCACCCGGCGCCAGCATCGGTGCCGCGACGGTGGTAACGGGCGATGGCGCGGCCGCTCCCGACAAGTACCAGTCGTACATGCGGTCGATGATGCGCACCACCGCCGAGTCGAACGGGCGCGATCCGCGCGTGGCCGAAGCGATGGTCGACGAGCGGATGCACGTCGAAGGCGTGATCGACACGGGACAGGTGCTGACCCTGACGGCCGACGAAGCGCTCAAACTGGGGTACTGTGAAGCCAAGGTCAGCAGCATCGACGAAATTCTGGCCCGCAACGGACTGGCCGACGCCCACGTGGATCGGTACGAACTCAGCGTGGTGGAGCGCATCATTGCCATCTTCCTGAATCCGTTCATCAGCGGCATCCTGATTCTGGTCATCATCGGCGGCATTTACTTCGAGTTGCAATCGCCGGGCATTGGGTTTCCGCTGCTGGCCGCCATTGTCGCCGCCGTACTCTACTTCGTGCCGTATTACCTGAACGGACTGGCCGCCAACTGGGAACTGCTGGCGTTTGTGATCGGCCTGGGGCTGATCGCCGTGGAAGTCTTCGTCATTCCCGGATTCGGGGTGGCGGGCATCGCAGGCATCGTGCTGACGTTCGGGAGTCTGCTGCTCATGATGATCGGCAACGACTACTTCGATTTCGGTCTGGTGCCGGTCGCGGCGCTACAGCGGGCGGGGCTGGCGGTCGTCATCGGCCTGTTCGGTTCGCTTGGGCTTCTGGTGCTGGGGGGCTTTCGGCTGGCGCACAGTCGTGCAATCCAGCGCATCGCGTTGCAGGATACGTTCAAGCGGGCCGAAGGCTATACGTCTAGTTTCTATGACCGTTCGCTGGTCGGAAAAGTCGGCGAGGCGCATACCGTCCTGCGGCCCAGCGGCAAAATCCGGATCGACGGCAACCTGTACGACGCTTACACGCGCGGCGAGTACATCGACCGCGATCAACCCATTGTGGTCATTTCCGACGAAGGCACCAGCCTGCGTGTGCGTATGGCTGCGGCTCCTCCCGCGGAGGCGTAG
- a CDS encoding YhdH/YhfP family quinone oxidoreductase, whose product MPSFTYKALRVHEISENQVERSITSCTLDDLPPGEVLVRVHYSSLNYKDALSATGNRGVTRHYPHTPGIDAAGVVEESSDARYQRGDEVIVTSYDLGMNTPGGFGQYIRVPADWVVPRPQGLSLYESMILGTAGFTAALALHKMEQNGQHPDQGPVLVTGATGGVGSSAVALLAKAGYQPIASTGKQDLHAYLEALGATEIISREAVDEPLRKPMLSSRWAGAIDSVGGSTLGTAIRACAPNGNVATCGLVGSPNLSVTVFPFIIRGVNLLGVESAECPMPLRLQIWQKLATTWRIDHLSQIAHLCSLDHLNGYIDLMLQGKTRGRIVVDLR is encoded by the coding sequence ATGCCCTCGTTTACCTACAAAGCCCTGCGCGTTCACGAAATCTCCGAAAATCAGGTGGAGCGCTCCATCACCTCATGTACGCTCGACGACCTGCCCCCGGGCGAAGTGCTGGTGCGTGTGCACTATTCGTCGCTCAACTACAAGGACGCGCTTTCGGCAACCGGAAACCGGGGGGTGACGCGTCATTATCCGCACACACCGGGCATCGACGCGGCCGGTGTGGTGGAAGAGAGCAGCGACGCACGCTACCAACGTGGCGATGAGGTGATTGTGACTTCGTACGACCTGGGCATGAACACACCGGGCGGTTTCGGGCAATACATCCGCGTGCCGGCCGACTGGGTGGTGCCGCGCCCGCAAGGCCTGAGTCTCTACGAGAGTATGATTCTGGGGACGGCAGGTTTCACCGCGGCACTGGCCCTGCACAAGATGGAACAGAATGGCCAGCATCCGGACCAGGGGCCCGTGCTGGTTACGGGAGCGACCGGAGGCGTGGGCAGTTCGGCGGTGGCGCTGCTGGCCAAAGCGGGGTATCAGCCGATTGCTTCGACCGGGAAACAGGACCTTCACGCCTACCTGGAGGCTTTAGGAGCCACCGAAATTATTTCGCGGGAAGCGGTCGACGAGCCGCTCCGCAAGCCGATGCTGAGCAGCCGGTGGGCCGGAGCCATCGACAGTGTGGGAGGGTCGACGCTGGGTACGGCCATTCGGGCGTGTGCCCCCAACGGAAACGTAGCGACCTGCGGCCTGGTGGGGTCTCCGAATCTGTCCGTAACGGTCTTTCCGTTCATCATCCGGGGTGTCAACCTGCTGGGCGTCGAGTCGGCCGAGTGCCCCATGCCGCTCCGGCTGCAAATCTGGCAGAAACTGGCGACCACCTGGCGCATCGACCATCTTTCGCAGATTGCACACCTGTGCTCGCTCGATCACCTGAACGGGTACATCGACCTGATGTTACAGGGCAAAACGCGCGGCCGCATTGTGGTGGACCTGCGCTAG